Proteins encoded within one genomic window of Bradyrhizobium sp. AZCC 1719:
- a CDS encoding tyrosine-protein phosphatase, which translates to MSDSPARHLNLAGASNFRDLGGYPTSDGRTVRWRQIFRSNHLGHLTEGDVSVLRELGVRSAFDFRGAEERTAALCGMPEITVHSLPVEPTVVAALRAIAAAGTPLSTDHAVEVMRDSYRSYVQKNTQHFRSLFAHLLEDRAPLVIHCTAGKDRTGFACALILHTLGVSEDTISEDYLLTNRFYRRDPNHSSDLPEEVKQVLGSVQASFLAAAFEAIDADYGDLETYLRDGLGLGKAERAHLEARYLQR; encoded by the coding sequence ATGTCAGATTCCCCTGCCCGCCATCTCAATCTTGCCGGCGCCAGCAATTTTCGCGATCTCGGCGGCTATCCCACAAGCGACGGCCGGACCGTACGCTGGCGGCAGATTTTTCGTTCCAACCATCTTGGCCATCTCACCGAAGGCGATGTCTCCGTCCTGCGGGAGCTGGGCGTCCGCAGCGCGTTCGATTTTCGCGGCGCCGAGGAGCGCACCGCAGCGCTGTGCGGCATGCCGGAAATCACTGTTCATTCGCTGCCGGTCGAGCCGACAGTGGTCGCGGCGCTGCGCGCGATCGCCGCTGCTGGCACGCCACTATCGACGGACCACGCCGTCGAGGTGATGCGCGACTCCTATCGCAGCTATGTACAGAAGAACACGCAGCACTTCCGGAGCTTGTTTGCCCATCTCTTGGAAGACCGCGCGCCGCTGGTGATCCATTGCACCGCCGGCAAGGACCGCACCGGCTTCGCGTGCGCGCTGATCCTGCATACGCTCGGCGTTTCCGAGGACACTATCTCGGAAGACTATCTGCTGACCAACCGCTTCTACCGCAGGGACCCCAACCACAGCAGCGACCTGCCCGAGGAGGTCAAACAGGTGCTGGGCTCGGTGCAGGCATCGTTCCTCGCCGCCGCCTTCGAGGCCATCGACGCCGACTATGGCGATCTCGAAACCTATCTCCGCGATGGTCTGGGTCTCGGCAAAGCCGAGCGCGCCCATCTCGAAGCACGCTATCTGCAGCGCTGA
- a CDS encoding GrlR family regulatory protein produces the protein MQGLYKFRFTTARGTGSGVMFATSGGRLYGGDSGSSFVGHFTEADGIVSCEVTMSRHYHDPKYVPMFEVEDAVMNFTGVPRGEEFHFEGSSAALPGIHFTTVLSPIDDTDAPPPGAVGPDGIGNGLYSIHIRMLDGIDAGNTGVMMLQDGRIRGGDAFFDYVGAYTSANGRWKGELVNREHTPAQGERPVFGGHEVGIGFSGTYDRDGAQGEATALAGKRSIRFKAVLRKLVEVED, from the coding sequence TTGCAAGGGCTATACAAGTTCCGCTTCACCACGGCGCGCGGCACGGGCAGTGGCGTGATGTTTGCGACATCGGGCGGCAGGCTGTACGGCGGCGATTCCGGCTCTTCCTTTGTCGGTCACTTCACCGAAGCCGATGGCATCGTCTCTTGCGAGGTTACGATGTCGCGCCATTATCACGATCCCAAATATGTTCCGATGTTCGAAGTGGAAGATGCCGTGATGAACTTCACGGGCGTGCCCCGCGGCGAGGAGTTTCATTTTGAGGGCAGCAGCGCGGCCTTGCCCGGCATCCATTTCACGACCGTTCTGAGCCCGATCGATGATACCGACGCGCCGCCGCCCGGTGCGGTCGGCCCTGACGGGATCGGCAATGGATTGTATTCCATCCACATCCGTATGCTCGACGGGATCGATGCCGGCAACACCGGTGTCATGATGCTGCAGGACGGCCGCATCAGGGGCGGCGACGCGTTCTTCGACTATGTCGGTGCGTACACGTCGGCGAACGGCAGATGGAAGGGCGAACTCGTTAACCGCGAGCATACCCCGGCCCAGGGCGAACGGCCGGTGTTCGGCGGCCACGAAGTCGGCATCGGCTTTTCCGGTACGTATGACCGCGACGGTGCGCAAGGCGAAGCCACCGCGCTCGCCGGCAAGCGCAGCATTCGCTTCAAGGCGGTGCTGCGAAAGCTGGTGGAGGTCGAGGACTAA
- a CDS encoding DUF2161 domain-containing phosphodiesterase — METALYLPVKRFLEKLGFTVKGEVGGCDLVALSGDDPPVVVIGELKLSFNLELILQAVDRAGAADEVWLAAKLSARGKGRESDARYRNLCRRLGFGMLAVTNTGDVEVLVKPPTSAPRRDPKKRSRLIAEHQKRKGDPVMGGSTRAPIMTAYRQQALACASALSGGPRRVRDLRAEIPDAGKILLHNVYGWFDRAERGIYVLTDAGHAALKRWPQPPLDLSAGNPSP; from the coding sequence TTGGAAACCGCACTTTATCTTCCCGTCAAACGCTTCCTCGAAAAGCTCGGCTTCACCGTCAAGGGCGAGGTCGGCGGCTGCGATCTTGTGGCGCTGAGTGGCGACGATCCGCCGGTCGTGGTGATCGGCGAACTGAAGCTCTCCTTCAACCTGGAACTGATCCTGCAGGCGGTCGATCGCGCCGGCGCTGCCGACGAGGTCTGGCTTGCGGCTAAATTATCCGCCCGCGGCAAAGGCCGCGAGAGCGACGCGCGGTATCGCAACCTCTGCCGCCGGCTCGGCTTCGGCATGCTCGCTGTGACCAATACCGGCGATGTGGAAGTGCTCGTCAAGCCGCCGACATCAGCGCCCCGCCGCGATCCCAAAAAGCGCTCGCGGCTGATCGCGGAGCACCAGAAGCGCAAGGGCGATCCCGTCATGGGTGGATCGACGCGCGCGCCGATCATGACGGCGTACCGTCAGCAGGCGCTGGCCTGTGCCTCCGCGCTGTCGGGCGGGCCGCGGCGCGTCAGGGATTTGCGGGCGGAGATTCCCGATGCCGGAAAAATCCTCTTGCATAACGTTTATGGCTGGTTCGATCGCGCCGAGCGCGGCATCTACGTGCTGACTGATGCCGGCCATGCTGCGCTGAAGCGCTGGCCGCAACCGCCGCTGGATCTTTCTGCCGGCAATCCTTCGCCATGA
- a CDS encoding GNAT family N-acetyltransferase, translating into MYLTVIAAALADSSVRTLSQQEELPLLRDHLLRLDRTSRRDRFHGFMDDSFIERYAEKCANDGTTIIAFFENGVVRGAAELHPPDQSPDSLPEIAFSVETSVRRRGVGSILFRKLIKEARAKGYKSLRITTGAQNDAMRALASKFGAQLVFRHGESTGTIDLTKYDQAELATSWIESVLNATRAAVAFNRAYRRMLLRMAGTAPSEWGAS; encoded by the coding sequence ATGTACCTCACCGTTATTGCGGCTGCGCTTGCCGATAGCAGCGTGCGCACGCTGAGCCAGCAGGAAGAACTGCCGCTATTGCGCGATCACCTGCTGCGGCTCGACCGAACCAGCCGCCGTGACCGCTTCCATGGCTTCATGGATGACAGCTTCATCGAGCGCTACGCCGAGAAATGCGCCAATGACGGCACGACGATCATCGCCTTCTTTGAAAACGGCGTGGTTCGCGGAGCGGCGGAGCTGCATCCGCCGGATCAGTCACCGGATTCGCTTCCCGAAATCGCCTTCAGCGTCGAGACCTCCGTGCGGCGTCGCGGCGTCGGCAGCATCCTGTTCCGCAAGCTGATCAAGGAAGCACGCGCCAAGGGCTATAAGAGCCTGCGGATCACCACCGGCGCGCAGAACGACGCGATGCGAGCGCTCGCCAGCAAGTTCGGCGCGCAGCTTGTATTCCGCCACGGCGAATCCACCGGCACGATCGATCTGACGAAGTATGATCAGGCCGAACTTGCGACGTCCTGGATCGAGAGCGTGCTGAATGCGACGCGGGCAGCCGTAGCCTTCAACCGCGCTTATCGGCGAATGCTGCTTCGCATGGCCGGGACCGCCCCGTCAGAGTGGGGGGCGTCCTAA
- a CDS encoding helix-turn-helix domain-containing protein: MAVVLDTRSCLPERRLAVWQDIVCDTFVGLDCKSDLRGAFWGSVSQSRIGQIALTQVDSTAQRVFRTPSRIARASEDFVLMALGNNGVNGVFQDGREAVVSAGQFVIYDTTRPYELRFDDSFSQTIFQMPRKLLQQRVGSFDSLTATTFSGDRPLERLTYDFARNVSKTIELVDPATATRLLDQALDLLAMTLADRLHGRLPEQSAHRSALLYRLKNHILTHLSDPELSLPRAAAAVGISPRYASDLMAAEQSSFRSYVQAQRLERCKRDLADSAYQARHIGEIAFAWGFNDLAHFSRIFKQRFGISPREWREQPG; this comes from the coding sequence GTGGCTGTCGTGCTCGACACCAGATCTTGCCTTCCGGAGCGCCGGCTTGCGGTGTGGCAGGACATCGTGTGCGACACTTTCGTCGGGCTCGACTGCAAATCGGACCTGCGCGGCGCGTTTTGGGGCTCGGTGTCGCAATCCAGAATCGGACAAATCGCGCTCACGCAGGTCGATTCCACGGCACAGCGGGTATTCCGCACGCCGTCGCGGATAGCCCGCGCCAGCGAAGATTTCGTGCTGATGGCGCTGGGCAACAACGGCGTGAACGGCGTGTTCCAGGATGGCCGCGAGGCTGTCGTCTCCGCCGGACAATTCGTCATTTACGACACCACCCGCCCCTACGAGTTGCGGTTCGACGACAGCTTTTCGCAGACCATCTTCCAGATGCCGCGCAAACTGCTGCAACAGCGCGTCGGCTCGTTCGATAGTCTGACCGCGACGACGTTTTCAGGTGATCGTCCGCTCGAACGGCTGACATATGATTTCGCGCGCAATGTGAGCAAGACGATCGAGCTGGTTGATCCCGCCACCGCAACGCGCCTGCTCGACCAGGCGCTCGACCTGCTGGCGATGACGCTTGCCGACCGGCTGCATGGCCGCTTGCCGGAGCAGTCGGCCCACCGGTCGGCGCTGCTCTATCGCCTCAAGAACCATATCCTGACGCATCTTTCCGATCCCGAACTGTCGCTGCCGCGCGCTGCAGCCGCAGTCGGAATCTCGCCGCGTTATGCCAGCGATCTGATGGCCGCCGAACAGTCCTCGTTCCGCAGCTACGTGCAGGCGCAACGGCTGGAGCGCTGCAAGCGTGATCTTGCCGATTCCGCCTACCAGGCGCGGCACATCGGCGAGATCGCCTTCGCCTGGGGCTTTAACGACCTCGCCCATTTCAGCCGCATCTTCAAGCAGCGCTTCGGCATCTCGCCGCGCGAATGGCGCGAGCAGCCGGGCTAG
- a CDS encoding carbon-nitrogen hydrolase family protein, whose protein sequence is MGLVHQKYKVAVVQAAPVFLDLDATVDKTINLIEEASANGAKLIAFPETFIPGYPWQIWLGAPAWAIGRGFVQRYFDNSLAFDSPQAEKIRNAVKRAKLTAVLGLSERDGGSLYIAQWLIGPDGETIAKRRKLRPTHAERTVFGEGDGSDLAVHDRADVGRLGALCCWEHLQPLSKYAMYAQNEQVHVGAWPSFSLYDPFAHALGHEVNNAASKVYAVEGSCFFLGPCAVVSQAMIDELCDSPEKHAFLHAGGGHAVIYGPDGSSLAEKLPPDQEGILYADIDLGMIGVAKNAADPAGHYSRPDVTRLLLNNKRANRVEHFSLPVDAEVMSEIRLQA, encoded by the coding sequence ATGGGTCTGGTTCATCAGAAATACAAGGTGGCGGTGGTTCAGGCGGCGCCGGTTTTTCTTGATCTCGATGCGACCGTCGACAAGACTATCAACCTGATCGAGGAAGCTTCCGCCAACGGCGCGAAACTGATCGCGTTTCCCGAAACCTTCATTCCCGGCTATCCGTGGCAGATCTGGCTCGGCGCGCCTGCTTGGGCGATCGGCCGCGGTTTTGTGCAGCGCTACTTCGATAACTCGCTCGCCTTCGACAGCCCGCAGGCGGAAAAGATTCGCAATGCGGTGAAGCGCGCGAAACTAACCGCCGTGCTCGGGCTGTCCGAACGCGACGGCGGCAGCCTCTATATCGCGCAATGGCTGATCGGCCCGGATGGCGAAACCATCGCCAAGCGGCGGAAACTTCGTCCGACCCATGCCGAACGCACCGTGTTCGGTGAAGGCGACGGCAGCGATCTCGCCGTCCACGACCGCGCCGACGTCGGACGGCTCGGTGCCTTGTGCTGCTGGGAGCATCTGCAGCCGTTGTCGAAATACGCGATGTACGCCCAGAACGAACAGGTCCATGTCGGCGCCTGGCCGAGTTTTTCGCTGTACGATCCGTTCGCGCATGCGCTCGGCCATGAGGTCAACAATGCCGCCAGCAAGGTCTATGCGGTCGAAGGCTCGTGCTTCTTCCTCGGCCCCTGCGCGGTCGTCTCGCAGGCCATGATCGACGAGCTCTGCGACTCTCCCGAAAAACATGCCTTCCTGCATGCCGGCGGCGGCCACGCCGTGATCTACGGGCCGGACGGCAGTTCGCTGGCCGAGAAACTCCCGCCGGACCAGGAAGGTATTCTGTACGCCGACATCGACCTCGGCATGATTGGGGTAGCGAAGAACGCTGCCGATCCGGCCGGGCATTATTCGCGGCCCGACGTCACGCGGCTGCTGCTCAACAATAAGCGCGCCAACCGCGTCGAGCATTTCTCGCTTCCCGTCGATGCCGAGGTCATGAGCGAAATCAGGCTGCAGGCCTGA
- a CDS encoding phenylacetaldoxime dehydratase family protein: MESAIPAHLQTARTRHRRVGDDYAPPYPSFVARHKPSVTRVVMAYFGIQSRGALPVVTEQALARLAADFASTDGPSHWDRASYIDEAGFTNLVTVAYWDERQKFDRWFPPARERWTGEQRTNNGFGTFIEALYPSVEGYETLFSSLGRPEGVAVLADGMSGEVLEHAYWGGMRDRIPLSQTSEMAPSGSARAIRDGARIRIIPHDNVCLIRSGQDWGDTEAAERKMYLGDVEPVLREGMDFLRDQGRSIGCYANRYMTVVGPDGATTEKSYGMSWWKSLSALERWAESHPTHVRIFGAAMKYLSTLGPAAKLRLYHEVTVARADEQLFEYVDCHPQTGMLNAVQTVETA, translated from the coding sequence ATGGAATCCGCAATCCCTGCGCATCTGCAAACCGCGCGAACGCGCCACCGCCGCGTCGGCGACGATTATGCGCCGCCCTACCCGTCCTTCGTGGCGCGGCACAAGCCAAGCGTGACGCGGGTGGTGATGGCCTATTTCGGCATCCAATCCCGCGGCGCGCTCCCGGTAGTCACGGAGCAGGCGTTGGCCCGGCTCGCTGCGGATTTCGCAAGCACCGATGGCCCGTCCCATTGGGACCGCGCGAGCTATATCGACGAGGCCGGTTTCACCAATCTTGTAACCGTGGCCTATTGGGACGAGCGGCAGAAATTCGATCGCTGGTTTCCACCCGCGCGCGAGCGCTGGACCGGCGAGCAGCGGACCAATAACGGGTTCGGTACCTTCATCGAGGCGCTTTACCCGTCCGTCGAGGGCTATGAGACGCTGTTCTCTTCGCTCGGAAGGCCCGAAGGCGTCGCCGTTCTCGCCGACGGCATGAGCGGCGAGGTGTTGGAGCACGCCTATTGGGGCGGCATGCGCGATCGTATCCCGTTGTCCCAAACCAGCGAGATGGCGCCCTCAGGTTCCGCGCGAGCCATTCGCGACGGCGCGCGTATCCGGATCATCCCGCATGACAATGTCTGCCTGATCCGGTCGGGCCAGGATTGGGGCGATACCGAAGCCGCCGAGCGCAAGATGTACCTCGGCGATGTCGAGCCGGTGCTGCGCGAAGGCATGGATTTCCTCCGTGACCAGGGACGTTCGATCGGCTGCTACGCCAACCGTTACATGACGGTTGTCGGCCCCGATGGCGCGACAACCGAAAAGTCCTACGGCATGAGCTGGTGGAAGAGCCTGTCGGCGCTGGAACGCTGGGCTGAATCGCATCCGACCCATGTCAGGATTTTCGGCGCTGCCATGAAGTACCTGTCGACCCTTGGACCGGCCGCAAAACTGCGGCTGTACCACGAGGTCACTGTCGCCCGCGCCGACGAACAGCTTTTCGAATATGTGGATTGTCATCCGCAAACCGGAATGCTGAACGCCGTGCAAACGGTGGAGACGGCCTGA
- a CDS encoding PaaI family thioesterase, which yields MTPLEKIQSMKMPFAELKGVTFTEAGMDRVVARMLVRPDLCTLRNTIHGGAIMALADSVGAAATFINLPEDAKGTTTIESKTNFIGGAKEGSTVIATATPVHRGRRTQVWQTRLETEDGRLIAVVTQTQMVL from the coding sequence ATGACGCCGCTCGAAAAGATCCAGTCGATGAAGATGCCGTTTGCGGAACTGAAGGGGGTAACCTTCACGGAAGCCGGAATGGATCGTGTGGTCGCCAGGATGCTGGTGCGGCCGGACCTCTGCACGCTGCGGAATACGATTCACGGCGGCGCGATCATGGCCCTTGCGGATTCAGTCGGCGCTGCCGCGACCTTCATCAATCTGCCTGAGGATGCCAAGGGCACCACCACGATCGAGAGCAAGACCAATTTTATCGGCGGCGCCAAGGAAGGCTCGACCGTGATCGCCACCGCAACGCCGGTGCATCGGGGGCGCCGCACCCAGGTCTGGCAGACCCGGCTGGAGACCGAGGACGGCAGGCTGATTGCGGTCGTCACGCAAACCCAGATGGTGCTGTAG
- a CDS encoding cobalamin-binding protein, whose product MRQFPPRRIVCLTEETVETLYLLGEQDRIVGVSGYAVRPPGVRREKPRVSAFISADIPKILALEPDLVLAFSDLQANIVADLVRAGVAVHVFNQRDIAGILAMIRTLGAIVGAAERADQLARGFEERLARVAATPRPAPKSKVYFEEWDDPLISGIGWVSELIEIAGGEDALPKLRFQQAAKDRIISPDTVRNAAPDVILASWCGKKVVPERIRQRPGWGEIPAVRNNRIVEIKSTIILQPGPAALTDGLDAIVKALWDWPNL is encoded by the coding sequence ATGCGCCAGTTCCCGCCCCGCCGGATCGTCTGTCTGACCGAGGAGACCGTGGAGACGCTGTACCTGCTCGGCGAGCAGGACCGCATCGTCGGCGTCTCCGGCTATGCGGTGCGGCCGCCGGGCGTCCGTCGCGAGAAGCCGCGGGTCTCGGCCTTCATATCGGCGGACATTCCAAAGATTCTGGCGCTTGAGCCCGACCTCGTGCTCGCCTTTTCCGATCTGCAGGCAAACATCGTTGCCGACCTCGTGCGCGCGGGCGTCGCCGTCCATGTCTTCAACCAGCGCGACATTGCGGGCATCCTCGCGATGATCCGCACGCTGGGCGCCATCGTCGGTGCGGCGGAGCGCGCGGATCAACTCGCGCGCGGCTTTGAAGAGCGTCTCGCGCGGGTCGCCGCGACGCCCCGGCCCGCACCGAAGTCCAAAGTCTATTTCGAGGAGTGGGACGATCCGCTGATCTCCGGCATCGGCTGGGTTTCCGAACTCATCGAGATCGCCGGCGGCGAGGACGCGCTGCCGAAGCTGCGGTTTCAGCAGGCGGCCAAGGACCGGATCATTTCGCCTGATACGGTGCGTAACGCCGCGCCCGACGTGATCCTCGCGTCCTGGTGCGGCAAGAAGGTCGTGCCTGAGCGTATCCGGCAACGTCCGGGCTGGGGCGAGATTCCTGCCGTGCGCAACAACCGCATTGTCGAGATCAAGTCGACGATCATCCTGCAGCCGGGACCGGCGGCGCTGACGGATGGGCTCGATGCAATCGTGAAGGCGTTGTGGGATTGGCCGAATTTGTAG
- a CDS encoding ArgE/DapE family deacylase, which translates to MTTDTQQRILDAVDAGFDAQLATTKDFVAIPSTRGAEGPCQDMIGDLLRQRGYEVDDWRIDVEDLKDLRGFGPIEHDFSKARTVVGTYRPSNNAGKSLILQGHCDVVPAGPLDMWETPPFSPAIKDGKMYGRGACDMKSGTISALYALDAIKAAGLKPTARIHFQSVIEEESTGVGALSTLQRGYRADACFIPEPTGEAMVRSQVGVIWFRLKVRGFPVHVFEAGAGANAIMAAYHLIHALQKLEADWNERAKADRHFKAVAHPLNFNPGIIKGGDWASSVPAWCDVDCRIAVLPGWSIAECQKEILACVSAAARDHRFLSNNPPQVEWSGFLSEGYELTNSAEPEAAFAKAFDAVYGGVVPDRAFTALTDTRFYGLNYNIPSLCFGAKGAAMHGFNEYVELDSLRKSTKATALFIAEWCGVEKV; encoded by the coding sequence ATGACGACCGATACGCAACAAAGAATCCTCGACGCCGTCGACGCCGGCTTTGATGCGCAACTGGCGACGACGAAGGATTTCGTTGCGATTCCCTCGACCCGCGGCGCCGAAGGACCGTGCCAGGACATGATCGGCGATCTCCTGCGCCAACGTGGCTACGAGGTCGACGATTGGCGTATCGACGTCGAGGATTTGAAGGATCTGCGCGGCTTCGGCCCGATCGAGCATGATTTTTCCAAGGCGCGCACGGTGGTCGGCACCTATAGGCCCTCCAACAACGCCGGCAAATCGCTGATCCTGCAGGGCCATTGCGACGTGGTGCCGGCAGGACCCCTCGACATGTGGGAGACGCCGCCGTTCTCGCCTGCCATCAAGGACGGCAAGATGTACGGCCGCGGCGCTTGCGACATGAAATCCGGCACCATCAGCGCGCTGTATGCGTTGGATGCGATCAAGGCCGCAGGGCTGAAGCCGACGGCGCGCATCCATTTTCAATCCGTGATCGAGGAGGAGTCGACCGGCGTCGGCGCGCTCTCGACCTTGCAGCGCGGTTATCGCGCGGACGCCTGCTTCATCCCGGAGCCGACGGGCGAGGCCATGGTGCGCTCACAGGTCGGCGTGATCTGGTTTCGCCTGAAGGTGCGCGGCTTCCCGGTGCACGTGTTCGAGGCCGGCGCCGGCGCCAACGCGATCATGGCGGCGTATCATCTGATCCACGCGCTGCAGAAGCTTGAGGCCGACTGGAACGAGCGCGCCAAGGCGGACCGCCACTTCAAGGCGGTCGCGCATCCGCTCAACTTCAACCCCGGCATCATCAAGGGCGGCGACTGGGCCTCCAGCGTGCCGGCCTGGTGCGACGTCGATTGTCGCATCGCGGTTCTGCCGGGCTGGTCGATCGCCGAATGCCAGAAGGAGATTTTGGCCTGCGTGTCGGCGGCGGCGCGGGATCATCGTTTCCTCTCCAACAACCCGCCGCAGGTCGAGTGGTCGGGCTTTTTGTCGGAGGGTTATGAACTGACGAACTCGGCCGAGCCGGAAGCCGCCTTCGCAAAAGCGTTCGACGCCGTCTATGGCGGCGTGGTGCCGGACCGCGCGTTCACCGCGCTGACCGATACGCGGTTCTATGGGTTGAATTACAACATCCCGAGCCTCTGCTTCGGCGCGAAGGGCGCCGCGATGCACGGCTTCAACGAATATGTCGAGCTGGACTCGCTGCGGAAGTCGACGAAAGCGACGGCGCTGTTCATTGCGGAATGGTGTGGGGTGGAGAAGGTGTGA
- a CDS encoding pyridoxamine 5'-phosphate oxidase family protein: MTEAVTADVYPLSPRNQVKRRHDRGFYDHATVHGLLDASMLCHVSYVIDGQPYCTPTFFWREGSRLYWHGSSASRMLRNQSEGERVCLTVAHLDSLVLARCGFNHSADYRAVMAFGTAYLVTDPVEKERALVAMVDRFFPDRTATLRQSTAQEIRATSVVAMEIEQASAKIRSKGVADDDEDYELPVYAERIPVRTVLGRPEPCPRLLDGVERPASLSGYSEGRLLEDALRDAHFAHYAGG; this comes from the coding sequence GTGACCGAAGCCGTGACCGCCGATGTGTATCCGCTATCGCCGCGCAATCAGGTGAAGCGCCGTCATGATCGCGGCTTCTACGACCACGCCACGGTGCACGGCCTGCTCGACGCCTCGATGCTGTGCCACGTCTCCTATGTGATCGACGGCCAGCCCTATTGCACGCCGACGTTCTTCTGGCGGGAGGGAAGCAGGCTGTACTGGCATGGCAGCAGCGCCAGCCGCATGCTGCGAAACCAGTCCGAGGGCGAGAGGGTCTGCCTCACGGTTGCGCATCTCGACAGCCTGGTGCTGGCCCGCTGCGGCTTCAACCATTCGGCGGATTACCGCGCCGTGATGGCATTCGGCACCGCCTATCTCGTCACCGATCCGGTGGAGAAGGAGCGCGCGCTCGTCGCCATGGTCGACCGGTTCTTTCCCGATCGGACTGCGACGTTAAGGCAAAGCACGGCGCAGGAGATCAGGGCGACGTCGGTCGTCGCAATGGAAATCGAGCAGGCGTCCGCCAAGATCAGGTCGAAGGGGGTCGCCGACGACGATGAGGACTACGAACTGCCTGTTTATGCCGAGCGTATTCCGGTGCGCACGGTGCTGGGCCGGCCGGAACCCTGTCCGCGGCTTCTCGACGGCGTCGAGCGACCGGCCTCGCTGAGCGGCTATTCTGAAGGCCGCCTGCTCGAAGATGCATTGCGGGATGCGCATTTTGCGCATTACGCCGGCGGCTGA
- the pdxR gene encoding MocR-like pyridoxine biosynthesis transcription factor PdxR yields MRKIPTNSPPARRKAELALDLSGPHVTPGASAPHRLYQALCHAITGGIAKPGEPLPPSRTLAKQTGFRRNAVTSAYERLIADGFAVATVGSGTFVAARIPARVHDARRTKIAIEPPQQGPLALGCTHIDERALQRFRAFAGRRMRAFGTEHLQYGDPRGSRELRAAIADHLLSARGLRCDPDQIMLTSGTQHSLRIVLGAILEPGDQIWCEDPGYPAARRAIEHCGLRPISVPVDASGLIVTRGRALAPSAGAAYVTPSHQFPLGVQMSMPRRLELLDWARDADAFVIEDDYDSEFRYDGAPLLSLAGIDHLSRVIYMGTFAKTLFPGLRIGYCALPERLVGPVTTARAALDRFPGTLLEGAVADMLNSGAFAANLRRVRGIYREARDVLASTLSAASQGKLSVPVPSQGLHLVARFDPSADPRIAAQAKAEAGVAGWLLAETYFRARPLPGFVLGFAGHKLPQLIASAERLAKSSLAALQANGKPNKAGTGKVKRLKAVT; encoded by the coding sequence ATGCGAAAAATTCCGACCAATTCCCCGCCGGCGCGACGCAAGGCCGAGCTCGCGCTCGATCTCTCCGGCCCTCACGTGACGCCGGGCGCCTCGGCCCCGCACCGGCTCTATCAGGCGCTGTGCCACGCCATCACGGGCGGAATTGCAAAGCCCGGCGAGCCGCTGCCGCCATCACGCACGCTGGCCAAGCAGACCGGTTTCCGCCGTAACGCCGTCACCTCGGCCTATGAGCGGCTGATCGCGGACGGATTTGCGGTAGCCACCGTCGGTTCCGGCACTTTCGTCGCCGCGCGCATTCCCGCCCGCGTCCATGACGCTCGCAGGACGAAGATCGCGATCGAGCCGCCGCAGCAAGGCCCGCTCGCGCTCGGCTGCACGCACATCGACGAACGGGCGCTGCAGCGCTTCCGGGCGTTTGCCGGCCGGCGCATGCGCGCCTTCGGCACCGAACACCTGCAGTACGGCGACCCCAGGGGCAGCCGCGAACTCCGCGCCGCGATCGCCGATCATTTGCTGTCGGCGCGTGGGCTGCGCTGCGATCCCGACCAGATCATGCTGACGTCGGGAACGCAGCATAGCTTACGGATCGTGCTGGGCGCGATCCTCGAGCCCGGCGATCAGATCTGGTGCGAAGACCCCGGCTATCCCGCCGCACGAAGGGCGATCGAGCATTGCGGCCTGCGCCCCATCTCTGTGCCGGTCGACGCTTCAGGCCTGATCGTGACCAGGGGCCGGGCCCTCGCTCCTTCGGCTGGCGCGGCCTATGTGACACCGTCGCACCAATTTCCCCTCGGCGTGCAGATGTCGATGCCGCGGCGGCTCGAATTGCTCGACTGGGCCAGGGATGCGGATGCTTTCGTCATCGAGGACGACTACGACAGCGAATTCCGATACGACGGCGCGCCGCTGCTGTCGCTCGCCGGCATCGATCATCTCTCGCGCGTCATCTACATGGGCACGTTTGCAAAGACGTTGTTCCCCGGGTTGCGCATCGGCTACTGCGCGCTACCCGAGCGGCTCGTCGGGCCGGTGACGACAGCCCGCGCCGCGCTCGACCGCTTTCCCGGCACGCTGCTCGAAGGTGCGGTCGCAGACATGCTGAATTCCGGCGCGTTCGCGGCCAACCTGCGCCGGGTGCGCGGGATCTATCGCGAAGCGCGCGACGTGCTGGCTTCGACCCTCTCGGCGGCATCGCAGGGAAAGCTCTCGGTGCCGGTGCCCTCGCAGGGCCTGCATCTGGTCGCGCGGTTCGATCCATCGGCCGATCCCCGTATCGCCGCGCAGGCCAAGGCCGAGGCCGGCGTCGCAGGTTGGCTACTGGCGGAGACTTATTTCCGCGCACGCCCGCTTCCAGGCTTCGTCCTCGGCTTTGCCGGCCACAAGCTGCCACAACTGATCGCGTCGGCCGAGCGACTCGCGAAATCATCGCTGGCCGCCTTGCAGGCAAACGGCAAGCCGAACAAGGCTGGAACTGGCAAGGTCAAACGGCTGAAGGCCGTGACGTGA